A genomic window from Flavobacterium azooxidireducens includes:
- a CDS encoding HepT-like ribonuclease domain-containing protein gives MSKSDEIEFIGHIFEELKFVINTTNSLTYELFIEDEVIKRAVVRALEIVGEATKNLSIDFRLKYNQVPWKFMAGMRDKLIHDYMGVDYRLVFKTAKEDVPELFDFIELIIKEHTNK, from the coding sequence ATGTCAAAATCTGACGAAATAGAATTTATAGGTCATATTTTTGAAGAGTTAAAATTTGTAATAAACACAACCAATTCTTTAACATATGAACTTTTTATTGAGGATGAAGTAATTAAAAGAGCAGTAGTTAGAGCTTTAGAAATTGTAGGCGAAGCAACAAAAAATCTTAGTATTGATTTTAGATTAAAATACAATCAAGTTCCTTGGAAATTTATGGCAGGAATGAGAGATAAATTAATACATGATTACATGGGTGTAGATTACAGGTTAGTATTTAAGACAGCAAAAGAAGATGTGCCCGAATTATTTGATTTTATCGAATTAATAATTAAAGAACATACCAATAAATAA
- a CDS encoding efflux RND transporter periplasmic adaptor subunit yields the protein MKKILYLVTFSLLLSACSGKKSDVNVDDVVKSKDLNQIKSSREIVHKEYEKLVADLAKLDKAIAELDPNKKNPLVKTVTLKDSLFTHYIEIQGNVDTKENIVISPEYSGILTQVYVKAGQKVSKGQILGRIDDGGMGSQLAQAETQLALAKTTFERQKNLWDQKIGSEIQFLQAKTSLESQQKAVAQIKSQLNKTNVVAPFSGTIDEVITEKGKVVSPGMELFRIVNLSNMYVTANVPENYISQLKVGAVVEVYLNSLGKTYQGKVRQVGNYINPNNRTFGIEIALPNPDNLLRPNQVAVLKIEDYKNPKALLLPENIIQENAEGKKIVYTVANVDSKNNAKAVQKTVELGYTTGAFVEIKSGLEPGEMVVTDGAKSLKDGITVEVIK from the coding sequence ATGAAAAAAATTCTATACTTAGTTACATTTTCACTTTTACTTTCGGCTTGTTCAGGCAAAAAAAGTGATGTAAATGTGGATGATGTTGTTAAATCGAAAGATTTAAATCAAATCAAATCATCCCGCGAAATCGTTCATAAAGAATATGAAAAACTTGTGGCCGATTTAGCAAAATTAGACAAAGCTATCGCCGAATTAGATCCGAACAAAAAAAATCCGTTAGTAAAAACAGTTACTTTAAAAGATTCTTTGTTCACACATTACATCGAAATTCAAGGGAATGTTGATACAAAAGAAAACATTGTAATCAGTCCTGAATATTCAGGAATTCTAACGCAAGTTTATGTGAAAGCAGGTCAAAAAGTTTCAAAAGGACAAATTTTGGGCAGAATTGATGATGGCGGAATGGGTTCTCAATTGGCTCAAGCAGAAACACAATTAGCTTTAGCAAAAACTACTTTTGAAAGACAAAAAAATCTTTGGGATCAAAAAATTGGTTCAGAAATTCAGTTTTTACAAGCCAAAACGTCGTTGGAAAGTCAGCAAAAAGCAGTAGCTCAAATTAAATCACAATTAAACAAAACTAATGTTGTTGCTCCTTTTTCCGGAACAATTGATGAAGTGATTACCGAAAAAGGAAAAGTGGTTTCTCCCGGAATGGAATTGTTTAGAATCGTGAATTTAAGTAATATGTATGTTACCGCAAATGTGCCGGAAAATTACATTAGCCAATTAAAAGTAGGTGCTGTAGTAGAAGTGTATTTGAATTCATTAGGAAAAACATACCAAGGAAAAGTACGTCAAGTGGGCAATTACATCAACCCAAATAACCGTACGTTCGGAATTGAAATCGCATTGCCAAATCCGGATAATTTATTGAGACCAAACCAAGTTGCGGTGTTGAAAATTGAAGATTATAAAAACCCGAAAGCGTTATTACTTCCTGAAAACATCATTCAGGAAAATGCCGAAGGAAAGAAAATTGTTTATACTGTGGCGAATGTTGACAGCAAAAACAATGCAAAAGCAGTTCAAAAAACAGTAGAATTAGGCTACACAACCGGAGCTTTTGTTGAAATCAAATCAGGTTTAGAACCCGGAGAAATGGTGGTTACTGATGGTGCAAAATCATTGAAAGACGGCATCACTGTTGAAGTTATAAAATAA
- a CDS encoding 2-oxoglutarate dehydrogenase E1 component, whose amino-acid sequence MDRFSFLNAAHTQFFADLYEQYTVNPDAVEPSWRAFFQGFDFGLESASDNEAVTQLADFSAGNQDCSLVSDKLQKEFNVLKLIDAYRTRGHLFTKTNPVRERRVYAPTLALENFGLSSSDLDTVFDAAKVLGHDPKPLREIVKHLDNVYCQSIGIEYMYIRKPEVIEWIQRRLNINDNLPNFSGDQKKHILNKLNEAVSFENFLHTKYVGQKRFSLEGGESIIPALDALIESAAEKGVEQFVMGMAHRGRLNILANIFGKPTQDIFSEFDGKDYDKEYFDGDVKYHLGLTADRKTKSGKNININLAPNPSHLETVGAVIEGITRAKQDKYFPNDFSKVLPIAVHGDAAVAGQGIVYEIVQMSQLDGYKTGGTIHLVINNQVGFTTNYLDARSSIYCTDVAKVTLSPVLHVNADDTEAVVHAMLFALDFRMTFGRDVFIDLLGYRKYGHNEGDEPRFTQPVLYKIIAKHRNPRDIYAEKLITDGIVDQAYVTKIESDYKAKLDQNLEASRKKELTIITPFMQNEWEGFEQVSDDEMLKKVKTTFDKKKLDVIAESISTLPSDKKFINKISKIVTDRKTMYDNDTIDWGTAETLAYGTLLTEGYDVRISGQDVERGTFSHRHAVVKVEDSEEEVILLNGLKDKKGKFNVFNSFLSEYGVLGFDYGYALANPNALTIWEAQFGDFSNGAQIMIDQYISCGEDKWNNQNGIVMLLPHGYEGQGAEHSSARMERYLQLCARHNMYVADCTTPANFFHLLRRQMKTKFRKPLVVFSPKSLLRHPLCVSTKEELYNGSFQETIDDNSVDKKKVKTLVFCTGKFYYDILAERENLGRNDVALVRIEQLFPLPIEQLKEIIAKYPNADDYVWAQEEPKNMGAYSFMLMNFDLVKWRLASLKAYAAPAAGSHTRDRRRHADAIRMVFDKNLFR is encoded by the coding sequence ATGGATAGGTTTTCCTTTTTAAACGCAGCACACACACAATTTTTTGCAGATCTTTACGAACAATATACCGTTAATCCGGATGCTGTTGAACCAAGTTGGAGAGCCTTTTTTCAAGGGTTTGATTTTGGTTTAGAATCTGCAAGCGACAATGAAGCCGTTACCCAATTGGCCGATTTTTCTGCCGGAAATCAAGACTGTAGTCTCGTTTCTGATAAATTACAAAAAGAATTTAATGTTCTTAAATTGATTGATGCATACAGAACACGTGGTCATTTATTCACCAAAACCAATCCTGTTCGTGAGCGAAGAGTGTATGCTCCAACCTTGGCTTTAGAAAATTTTGGTTTATCATCTTCCGATTTAGATACGGTTTTTGATGCCGCCAAAGTATTGGGTCACGATCCAAAACCATTGCGTGAAATTGTTAAACATCTTGACAATGTCTATTGCCAATCCATCGGTATCGAATATATGTACATTCGTAAACCGGAAGTAATCGAGTGGATTCAAAGACGTTTAAACATCAATGATAATTTACCTAATTTCTCCGGAGATCAGAAAAAGCATATCTTGAATAAATTAAACGAAGCCGTTTCTTTCGAAAACTTTTTACATACAAAATATGTAGGTCAAAAACGTTTTTCATTAGAAGGAGGAGAGAGCATCATCCCCGCTTTAGATGCATTAATTGAATCTGCTGCCGAAAAAGGCGTTGAGCAATTTGTGATGGGAATGGCTCACCGTGGTCGTTTGAACATCTTAGCCAACATTTTTGGCAAACCAACACAAGACATTTTCTCCGAATTTGACGGAAAAGATTATGATAAAGAATATTTTGACGGCGACGTAAAATACCATTTAGGTTTAACTGCCGACAGAAAAACAAAATCAGGTAAAAATATCAACATCAATTTAGCTCCAAACCCTTCTCACTTAGAAACGGTTGGTGCTGTGATTGAAGGAATTACCAGAGCAAAGCAAGACAAATATTTCCCGAACGATTTCTCAAAAGTATTGCCAATCGCCGTTCACGGAGATGCCGCAGTGGCCGGACAAGGAATCGTGTATGAAATTGTTCAAATGTCGCAATTAGACGGTTACAAAACCGGAGGAACAATCCATTTGGTGATTAACAACCAAGTCGGATTTACAACCAATTACCTTGATGCTCGTTCATCTATTTATTGTACGGATGTGGCAAAAGTGACATTATCTCCAGTGCTTCACGTTAATGCAGACGACACTGAAGCAGTTGTTCACGCGATGCTTTTTGCATTAGATTTTAGAATGACTTTTGGTCGTGATGTATTTATCGATTTATTAGGTTATAGAAAATACGGTCATAATGAAGGTGATGAACCTCGTTTTACCCAACCGGTTTTATACAAAATCATCGCAAAACATAGAAATCCAAGAGATATTTATGCTGAAAAGTTGATTACAGACGGCATTGTTGATCAAGCGTATGTTACCAAAATCGAAAGCGATTACAAAGCCAAATTAGATCAAAACTTAGAAGCTTCTCGCAAAAAAGAATTGACCATCATCACGCCATTTATGCAAAATGAATGGGAAGGATTTGAGCAAGTTTCAGACGATGAAATGTTGAAAAAAGTAAAAACAACATTCGACAAAAAGAAATTGGATGTCATTGCTGAATCCATTTCAACTTTACCATCAGATAAAAAGTTCATCAACAAAATCAGCAAAATTGTTACCGACAGAAAAACAATGTACGATAACGATACCATCGACTGGGGAACTGCCGAAACGTTGGCCTACGGAACATTATTAACCGAAGGGTATGACGTTCGAATTTCCGGTCAAGATGTAGAAAGAGGAACTTTCTCGCACCGTCACGCCGTTGTAAAAGTAGAAGACAGCGAAGAAGAAGTAATTTTATTAAACGGATTAAAAGATAAAAAAGGAAAGTTCAACGTGTTCAACTCGTTCCTTTCCGAGTATGGCGTTTTAGGGTTTGATTATGGTTATGCCTTAGCCAATCCAAATGCATTAACCATTTGGGAAGCCCAATTTGGTGATTTCTCCAACGGTGCCCAAATCATGATTGACCAATACATTTCGTGTGGCGAAGACAAATGGAATAACCAAAACGGAATCGTTATGCTATTGCCTCACGGTTACGAAGGTCAAGGTGCCGAGCACTCTTCCGCCAGAATGGAACGTTACCTGCAACTTTGTGCCCGTCACAATATGTATGTAGCCGATTGTACAACGCCTGCCAACTTCTTCCACTTGTTAAGAAGACAAATGAAAACCAAGTTCCGCAAGCCGTTAGTCGTGTTTTCACCAAAAAGTTTACTGCGTCACCCATTGTGTGTTTCAACCAAAGAAGAATTATACAACGGAAGTTTCCAAGAAACCATCGACGACAATTCAGTTGACAAAAAGAAAGTAAAAACACTCGTATTTTGCACCGGAAAATTCTACTACGATATTTTAGCCGAAAGAGAAAACTTAGGCAGAAATGACGTAGCTTTGGTTCGAATCGAGCAATTGTTCCCGTTACCAATCGAGCAATTAAAAGAAATAATAGCCAAATATCCCAACGCAGACGATTACGTTTGGGCACAAGAAGAACCCAAAAATATGGGAGCATACAGTTTTATGTTAATGAATTTTGACTTGGTAAAATGGCGATTAGCATCGTTAAAAGCCTATGCAGCACCGGCCGCCGGAAGTCACACCAGAGACAGAAGACGTCACGCCGATGCAATCAGAATGGTATTTGATAAAAATTTGTTTAGATAA
- a CDS encoding retropepsin-like aspartic protease, translating to MKNLQDLLKDSGYKKIAFKVSKTQHLLIKATINGVKGNFILDTGASNSCIGFDKVEHFNVNAKASKTKAAGAGATGMETQIGKNITLKIGRWKTKNLHLVIFDLTHVNLALTQYKAKPVHGIIGADVLLEGKAIIDYYNHCLYLS from the coding sequence ATGAAGAATTTACAAGATCTTTTAAAAGATTCAGGATATAAAAAAATTGCTTTTAAAGTTTCTAAGACACAACATTTGTTGATAAAAGCCACGATAAATGGTGTGAAAGGAAATTTTATTTTAGACACCGGAGCATCCAACAGTTGCATTGGATTTGACAAAGTTGAACATTTTAATGTAAATGCCAAAGCTTCTAAAACCAAAGCCGCAGGAGCCGGAGCAACCGGAATGGAAACGCAAATTGGCAAAAACATCACCTTAAAAATTGGTCGTTGGAAAACCAAAAATCTGCATTTGGTTATTTTTGATTTAACCCACGTGAATTTAGCTTTAACGCAATACAAAGCCAAACCTGTTCACGGAATCATTGGTGCCGATGTTTTGTTGGAAGGAAAAGCGATTATTGATTATTATAATCATTGTTTATATTTATCATAA
- a CDS encoding TetR/AcrR family transcriptional regulator, whose amino-acid sequence MQEQIIEKATEMYLTLGFKSVTMDDIANEMGISKKTIYQHFANKNDLVEAVTMQMFDTISCGIDEICLEDKNPITEIFEIKNFVMQNLKDEKASPIYQLQKYFPKTFKCLRNKQFDKMEDCVIRNLKKGIELGLYRNDLNLDFVSRIYYSGIHSTKDKEVFPDTMFNAVQLEEMYLEYHLRGIITEKGLKVLEKITNKSN is encoded by the coding sequence ATGCAAGAACAAATTATTGAGAAAGCAACGGAAATGTATTTAACACTTGGTTTTAAAAGTGTTACAATGGATGACATTGCAAATGAAATGGGAATTTCTAAAAAAACGATTTACCAACATTTTGCCAACAAAAATGATTTGGTGGAAGCAGTAACAATGCAAATGTTTGATACAATTTCCTGCGGAATTGATGAAATATGCCTTGAAGATAAAAATCCGATAACAGAAATTTTTGAAATTAAAAACTTTGTGATGCAAAATCTCAAAGATGAAAAAGCTTCACCAATTTATCAACTACAAAAATATTTTCCAAAAACATTCAAATGCTTGCGTAATAAGCAATTTGACAAAATGGAAGATTGTGTTATCCGAAATTTAAAAAAAGGAATAGAACTAGGTTTATATAGAAATGATTTGAATTTAGATTTTGTAAGCCGAATTTATTATTCCGGAATTCATTCTACCAAAGATAAAGAGGTTTTTCCGGACACTATGTTTAACGCAGTTCAGTTAGAAGAAATGTATCTTGAATATCATTTACGAGGAATTATTACCGAAAAAGGATTAAAAGTTTTAGAAAAAATAACCAACAAATCAAATTAA
- a CDS encoding DUF4476 domain-containing protein, giving the protein MKLKTTITFLLLFASALSFGQIQPYGHLTIFSEDGDKFYLILNGERINDEPQTNIRVEELVQPYYNAKIIFEDKMRQEISKNFLQITDVDEVFMDVTYKIKRDKNKPSKMKLNFFSMTPIPERYVAPSNMYVRRWGQPAPPQQVIVQQTAPVGVVQQTTTTTTSVGGVNAGVSVGGVGVNISINDPVFSGSTTITETTTVTSGGGAVVGYQEPIQEGCYGARPMNNGNFSSALQTIKNQGFDESRLKTAKQIAQNNCLNTNQIVEICKIFGFEETRLDFAKFAFDACVEPQNYFKVNNVFSFTSSADELNDFISRR; this is encoded by the coding sequence ATGAAACTAAAAACTACTATTACTTTTTTATTACTTTTTGCTTCAGCTCTTTCATTTGGGCAGATTCAGCCGTATGGCCATTTGACAATTTTTTCGGAAGACGGTGATAAATTTTATTTAATTTTGAATGGAGAACGTATTAATGACGAACCACAGACTAACATTCGTGTAGAAGAATTAGTACAACCTTATTACAACGCTAAAATTATTTTTGAGGATAAAATGCGTCAGGAAATTTCTAAAAACTTTCTTCAAATAACGGATGTTGATGAAGTATTTATGGATGTTACCTACAAAATTAAGAGAGACAAGAACAAACCTTCTAAAATGAAGCTAAATTTCTTTTCGATGACGCCGATTCCTGAGCGTTATGTAGCACCGTCTAATATGTATGTAAGACGATGGGGTCAGCCAGCACCACCTCAACAAGTGATTGTGCAACAAACTGCTCCTGTTGGTGTGGTACAGCAAACTACAACTACAACCACGTCGGTTGGTGGAGTGAATGCAGGTGTGAGTGTTGGCGGAGTTGGTGTGAACATTTCAATAAACGATCCGGTTTTCAGTGGAAGCACTACAATTACTGAAACAACGACAGTTACATCTGGTGGCGGAGCTGTTGTAGGTTATCAAGAACCAATACAAGAAGGTTGTTATGGTGCAAGACCAATGAATAACGGCAATTTTAGTAGTGCTTTACAAACTATTAAAAATCAAGGCTTTGATGAATCGAGATTAAAAACCGCTAAACAAATTGCTCAAAATAATTGTTTGAATACGAACCAAATTGTGGAAATCTGTAAAATTTTTGGCTTTGAAGAAACGCGTTTAGACTTTGCCAAGTTTGCTTTTGATGCATGTGTTGAACCTCAAAATTACTTTAAAGTAAACAATGTGTTCTCGTTTACTTCAAGTGCGGATGAATTGAATGATTTTATTTCGAGGAGGTAA
- the odhB gene encoding 2-oxoglutarate dehydrogenase complex dihydrolipoyllysine-residue succinyltransferase yields the protein MILEMKVPSPGESIKEVEIATWLVKDGDYVEKDQAIAEVDSDKATLELPAEASGIITLKAEEGDAVAVGAVVCLIDTSAAKPSGDAPKAEAKTEAPKAEEKKVEAPKATPTPEKTYATQAPSPAARKILDEKNIQPSDIVGTGKGGRITKDDAVNAVPSMGTPTGGNRGSERTKLSMLRRKVAERLVSAKNETAMLTTFNEVNLTNVNKLRSEFKDAFKDKHGLGLGFMSFFTKAVTRALQLYPDVNSMIDGDHKIAYDFCDISVAVSGPKGLMVPVVRNAETLSFRGIESEIKRLAIRARDGQITVDDMTGGTFTISNGGVFGSMLSTPIINPPQSGILGMHNIIERPIAVDGQVVIAPMMYVALSYDHRIIDGRESVGFLVAVKEGLENPTELLMDNNPKKALEL from the coding sequence ATGATTTTAGAAATGAAAGTTCCCTCTCCGGGAGAATCAATAAAAGAAGTAGAAATCGCAACCTGGTTAGTAAAAGACGGCGATTACGTAGAAAAAGATCAAGCTATTGCTGAGGTTGATTCAGACAAAGCCACTTTAGAATTACCGGCAGAAGCCAGCGGAATCATCACGCTAAAAGCCGAAGAAGGTGACGCTGTAGCTGTTGGAGCCGTAGTTTGTTTAATCGATACATCTGCTGCAAAACCAAGCGGTGATGCACCAAAAGCAGAAGCCAAAACAGAAGCACCAAAAGCAGAAGAGAAAAAAGTAGAGGCCCCAAAAGCAACTCCAACTCCTGAAAAAACGTATGCAACACAAGCACCTTCACCGGCAGCTCGTAAAATTTTAGATGAAAAAAATATTCAACCTTCCGATATCGTTGGAACCGGAAAAGGCGGAAGAATCACCAAAGATGATGCTGTAAACGCTGTTCCGTCTATGGGAACGCCAACCGGCGGAAACCGTGGTTCAGAAAGAACTAAATTATCGATGTTGCGTCGTAAAGTAGCCGAGAGATTAGTTTCGGCTAAAAATGAAACAGCAATGTTAACTACGTTCAACGAAGTTAATTTAACCAACGTAAATAAATTAAGAAGCGAATTCAAAGATGCTTTTAAAGATAAACACGGATTAGGATTAGGCTTTATGTCTTTCTTTACCAAAGCCGTGACCAGAGCTTTACAACTTTATCCAGATGTGAATTCTATGATAGATGGCGATCACAAAATTGCTTATGATTTCTGTGATATTTCTGTAGCTGTTTCAGGACCAAAAGGATTAATGGTTCCAGTAGTTAGAAATGCAGAAACATTGTCTTTCCGCGGAATTGAATCAGAAATCAAACGTTTAGCCATTCGTGCTCGTGATGGTCAGATTACAGTAGATGATATGACCGGAGGAACATTTACCATTTCAAATGGTGGTGTGTTCGGAAGTATGCTTTCTACACCAATCATCAACCCACCACAATCAGGAATTTTAGGAATGCACAATATTATTGAGCGTCCAATTGCTGTTGATGGTCAAGTGGTGATTGCTCCAATGATGTATGTCGCATTATCCTACGATCACCGAATCATTGACGGTAGAGAATCAGTTGGATTCTTAGTTGCCGTGAAAGAAGGATTAGAAAACCCAACAGAATTATTGATGGATAACAATCCTAAAAAAGCATTGGAACTATAG
- a CDS encoding TolC family protein produces MKKLSLFLLLACLGMQAQETKKSYSFSLQQAIDHALQYNYTAINSGRDIEAAKKKKWETTASGLPQINAGLDYANNFKLQTQALTGNAFDPDGDPNQVTTLAFGTKHSMVARTTLSQLIFDGSYIVALQASKTYLQYYESSKKKTDLEVREMIINSYGNVLLAEENIAILEKNKTTLDKTLFDTEQTFKNGLIEEENVEQLKITLSSINSSLNYTKRLKDISYNMLKINLGIELEEELSLTDKLENLTNSNLDMALTGSSFEVKNSIDYALSTNFVEQRTLEMKLEKSKFLPSLSANLNFGYNAFGNQFEFFTSNQKWFNYSNLGVGLNVPIFSSFGKNAKVQQTKIALEQAQTQLTETEQRLKLQYQNAKSDYEYSVEQYFSSKENLSLAERIEKKQQVKFTEGLSTSFEFTDAQRQLYSAQQSYLQSMVDVISRKAALEKAIGKTN; encoded by the coding sequence ATGAAGAAATTATCACTCTTCCTCTTGCTCGCTTGTTTAGGTATGCAGGCACAAGAAACAAAAAAAAGCTACTCGTTTTCGCTTCAACAGGCGATTGATCACGCTTTACAATATAATTACACGGCCATTAATTCCGGTCGAGACATTGAAGCGGCCAAAAAGAAAAAATGGGAAACCACAGCATCAGGTTTACCACAAATTAATGCCGGTTTGGATTATGCAAATAATTTTAAACTACAAACACAAGCTTTAACTGGTAATGCATTTGATCCCGATGGCGATCCAAACCAAGTTACAACACTTGCTTTTGGCACCAAGCATTCTATGGTAGCTCGTACAACGCTAAGCCAATTAATTTTTGACGGTTCCTATATTGTGGCACTTCAAGCTTCAAAAACCTATTTGCAATATTATGAAAGTTCCAAAAAGAAAACCGATTTGGAAGTACGTGAAATGATTATCAATTCCTATGGAAATGTATTATTAGCCGAAGAAAATATTGCTATTTTAGAAAAGAATAAAACTACCTTAGATAAAACATTGTTTGACACTGAACAAACGTTTAAAAACGGTTTAATTGAAGAAGAGAATGTGGAACAACTAAAAATTACTCTTTCCAGCATTAATAGCAGTTTAAATTATACAAAACGATTAAAAGACATTTCGTATAATATGCTTAAAATCAATTTAGGAATTGAATTAGAAGAGGAACTTTCTTTAACAGACAAATTAGAAAACCTTACAAATTCTAATTTAGATATGGCTTTAACCGGTTCTTCATTTGAAGTAAAAAACAGTATCGATTATGCACTTTCAACCAACTTTGTAGAACAACGAACATTGGAAATGAAATTGGAAAAAAGCAAGTTTTTACCATCTCTTTCCGCTAATTTGAATTTTGGTTATAATGCTTTTGGTAATCAATTTGAATTTTTCACAAGCAATCAAAAATGGTTCAACTATTCCAATTTAGGTGTTGGTTTGAATGTTCCAATTTTTAGCAGTTTTGGAAAAAATGCAAAAGTGCAACAAACTAAAATTGCTTTAGAACAAGCACAAACTCAGTTGACAGAAACCGAACAACGTTTGAAACTTCAATACCAAAATGCCAAAAGTGATTATGAATACAGTGTGGAACAATATTTCAGTTCTAAAGAAAATTTATCACTAGCCGAACGTATCGAGAAAAAACAACAAGTAAAATTTACCGAAGGTCTTTCAACCAGTTTTGAGTTTACAGACGCTCAACGTCAATTATATTCTGCTCAACAAAGCTATTTACAGTCGATGGTGGATGTTATCAGTAGAAAAGCAGCTTTAGAAAAAGCAATAGGAAAAACAAATTAA
- a CDS encoding polyprenyl synthetase family protein — MHSIAAYQEQFLNYLESQKILKEPINLYQPITYILGLGGKRMRPILTLMATEVFDVDYKKALPAATAVEVFHNFSLVHDDIMDDAPLRRGKETVHEKWNLNTGILSGDAMLILAYQYFESYEPTIFRALAKLFSKTALEVCEGQQYDVDFETRDDVSIPEYLKMIEFKTAVLVGAAMKMGAIIAETSEENANLIYDFGLNLGIAFQLQDDYLDCFGNPETFGKQVGGDIIENKKTYLYLKAMEFAKAEEREQLLHLYSIQPNDNTEKIESVKEFFNQTGASKATQKAIEEYTMKAFETLTKMQIGEEKKMVLRAFGEKLMKREV; from the coding sequence ATGCATTCAATAGCAGCCTATCAGGAACAATTTTTAAACTATTTAGAAAGTCAAAAAATTCTGAAAGAACCCATTAATCTTTACCAACCAATCACCTATATTTTAGGTTTAGGAGGAAAAAGAATGCGTCCGATTTTAACATTAATGGCTACTGAAGTGTTTGATGTTGATTACAAAAAGGCTCTTCCTGCTGCTACTGCTGTTGAAGTTTTTCATAATTTTTCATTAGTTCATGATGATATTATGGATGATGCTCCACTACGAAGAGGAAAAGAAACCGTCCACGAAAAATGGAATTTAAACACCGGAATTTTATCAGGAGATGCAATGTTGATTTTAGCCTATCAATATTTTGAAAGTTATGAACCAACAATTTTTAGAGCTTTAGCCAAATTATTCAGCAAAACTGCTTTGGAAGTTTGCGAAGGTCAGCAATACGATGTTGATTTTGAAACCAGAGACGATGTTTCCATTCCCGAATATTTAAAAATGATTGAATTTAAAACTGCTGTTTTGGTTGGAGCCGCAATGAAAATGGGAGCCATTATCGCCGAAACATCAGAAGAAAATGCCAATTTAATTTATGATTTCGGCTTGAATTTAGGCATCGCCTTTCAATTGCAAGATGATTATTTAGATTGTTTTGGAAATCCGGAGACTTTTGGTAAACAAGTGGGTGGTGATATTATCGAAAACAAAAAAACGTATCTTTACTTAAAAGCAATGGAATTTGCCAAAGCAGAGGAACGAGAGCAATTGTTGCATTTATATTCAATTCAACCGAATGATAATACGGAAAAAATTGAATCAGTGAAAGAATTTTTTAATCAAACCGGAGCATCAAAAGCAACTCAAAAAGCAATAGAAGAGTACACGATGAAAGCCTTTGAAACCTTAACCAAAATGCAAATTGGCGAAGAAAAGAAAATGGTATTGAGAGCTTTTGGCGAGAAGTTGATGAAGAGGGAGGTTTAA
- a CDS encoding nucleotidyltransferase family protein, with protein sequence MLTKQDIFQKIIDNKETIKSFGVTQIGLFGSYVRNEQTESSDIDILVDYDIDKISYVKYFNFCEFIESIFKNNKIDIVTKNGLSRYIGPHILKEVDYVKI encoded by the coding sequence ATGCTGACTAAACAAGACATATTTCAAAAAATTATTGATAACAAAGAAACTATTAAAAGTTTTGGCGTTACTCAAATAGGTTTGTTTGGTTCGTATGTTCGCAATGAACAAACAGAAAGCAGTGATATTGATATTTTGGTAGATTATGATATTGATAAAATATCCTATGTTAAGTATTTCAATTTTTGTGAGTTTATTGAATCAATATTCAAAAACAATAAAATTGATATTGTAACAAAAAATGGTTTAAGCAGATATATTGGCCCTCATATCCTAAAAGAAGTTGATTATGTCAAAATCTGA